In the Pleuronectes platessa chromosome 8, fPlePla1.1, whole genome shotgun sequence genome, one interval contains:
- the tdo2a gene encoding tryptophan 2,3-dioxygenase A, whose translation MSGCPYFEKRHLLFKNKPPNEDEEEAAQAGVNNASKGGIIYGDYLQLDKIVTAQVLQSEVKGNKIHDEHLFIVTHQAYELWFKQILFELDAVREIFISGHVRDERNMLKVNTRIHRIVMIFRLLVDQFAVLETMTALDFFDFREYLTPASGFQSLQFRLIENKTGVPDNLRVPYNRRHYRDNFKGRESEMLLASEKEPSLLKLVEEWLERTPGLEVDGFNFWQRLEINIFDGLNREKEKITKMPDSEEKEEMMVEVVKQKELFTSLFDEKRHDHLVSKGERRISYKALQGALMINFYREEPRFQVPFQLLTSLMDIDTLMTKWRYNHVCMVHRMIGSKAGTGGSSGYHYLRSTVSDRYKVFVDLFNLATFLVPRHWVPKLNPNVHTFLYMAECCDSSYCSSEDSD comes from the exons ATGAGTGGATGTCCGTACTTTGAGAAGAGGCATTT GTTATTCAAAAACAAGCCCCCGaatgaggacgaggaggaagccgCTCAGGCAGGTGTGAACAACGCCAGCAAAGGAGGAATCATCTACGGGGACTACCTGCAG CTCGACAAAATAGTCACGGCCCAGGTGCTGCAGAGCGAAGTGAAGGGGAATAAGATCCACGATGAGCACCTCTTCATTGTCACCCACCAAG CCTATGAACTGTGGTTCAAACAGATTTTGTTTGAACTTGATGCAGTGCGAGAGATCTTCATCAGCGGACAC GTCCGGGACGAACGCAACATGCTCAAAGTCAACACCCGCATCCACAGGATCGTGATGATATTCCGGCTGCTGGTCGACCAGTTTGCTGttttggaaacaatgacagCCTTGGACTTTTTCGACTTCAG GGAATACCTGACACCAGCCTCGGGCTTCCAGAGCCTTCAGTTTCGACTCATCGAAAACAAAACCGGGGTCCCGGACAACCTGCGGGTTCCATACAACAGACGCCATTACAGGGACAACTTCAAGGGTCGTGAGAGTGAGATGCTGCTGGCCAGTGAGAAGGAGCCCTCACTCTTAAAGCTGGTCGAG GAGTGGCTGGAGAGAACTCCGGGCTTGGAGGTGGATGGGTTCAATTTCTGGCAAAGGCTGGAAATCAATATATTTGATGGGCTGaatagagagaaggagaaaatcaCG AAAATGCCAGATtctgaggagaaggaggaaatgatggtggaggtggtaAAACAGAAAGAGCTCTTTACTTCGCTGTTTGATGAAAAGCGACACGACCATCTCGTCAGCAAAG GTGAGAGGCGGATCTCTTACAAGGCTCTGCAAGGCGCCCTGATGATCAACTTCTACAG GGAGGAGCCGAGGTTCCAGGTTCCCTTCCAGCTGCTCACGTCCCTCATGGATATCGACACGTTAATGACAAAATGGAGAT ACAATCACGTATGCATGGTGCATCGTATGATTGGCAGCAAAGCCGGCACGGGGGGCTCCTCCGGCTACCACTACCTCAGATCCACTGTCAG CGACCGCTACAAAGTGTTCGTGGATCTGTTCAACCTGGCCACGTTCCTGGTGCCGCGCCACTGGGTGCCCAAGCTGAATCCCAATGTGCACACCTTCCTGTACATGGCCGAGTGCTGCGACAGCTCCTACTGCAGCAGTGAGGACTCAGACTAg